In Rutidosis leptorrhynchoides isolate AG116_Rl617_1_P2 chromosome 2, CSIRO_AGI_Rlap_v1, whole genome shotgun sequence, one genomic interval encodes:
- the LOC139894042 gene encoding GDSL esterase/lipase At5g62930 — translation MRPQIVLFGDSITEQSFKLGGWGASLTDTYSRKADIVVRGYGGYTTRWALFMLHHIFPLSCSTPPVATTVFFGANDAALPGRTSERQHVPIEEYKENLRKIVHHLKECSPTILIVLISPPPIDEEGRLDYAKSVYGEKAMKLPERTNEVTGTYANGCVEVAKELSVSSINMWSKMQETQGWQKKFLSDGLHLTPDGNRFVYEEVVRIFNGAWLSAPEMPSDFPHHSEIDPNDPEKAFQQRCL, via the exons ATGAGGCCACAAATTGTATTGTTTGGCGATTCAATCACCGAACAATCCTTCAAACTCGGTGGATGGGGTGCTTCTCTCACTGATACTTACTCTCGCAAG GCTGATATAGTTGTTAGAGGATATGGTGGATACACAACTCGTTGGGCTTTGTTCATGTTACATCACATTTTTCCTTTG AGTTGTAGCACTCCTCCTGTTGCTACTACAGTTTTTTTTGGTGCTAATGATGCAGCACTTCCAGGAAGGACAAGCGAACGTCAACATGTTCCCATTGAAGAATACAAGGAGAATTTGAGGAAAATTGTTCATCATTTAAAG GAATGTTCCCCTACAATACTGATTGTGCTTATAAGTCCCCCACCAATTGACGAGGAAGGGCGACTAGATTATGCAAa ATCTGTATATGGGGAAAAGGCTATGAAACTACCTGAAAGGACAAATGAAGTCACAGGGACTTATGCAAACGGGTGTGTTGAGGTTGCCAAGGAACTTAGTGTTTCATCAATCAACATGTGGTCGAAGATGCAAGAAACTCAGGGCTGGCAGAAAAAGTTTCTTAG tgaTGGATTGCACTTAACTCCAGATGGGAATCGGTTTGTATATGAAGAAGTTGTACGAATATTCAACGGAGCATGGCTTTCAGCCCCTGAAATGCCCTCTGATTTCCCCCATCACTCAGAGATTGATCCTAACGACCCTGAAAAGGCTTTTCAGCAAAGATGCTTGTAA